One window from the genome of Procambarus clarkii isolate CNS0578487 chromosome 90, FALCON_Pclarkii_2.0, whole genome shotgun sequence encodes:
- the LOC138359321 gene encoding craniofacial development protein 2-like, which yields MDIAALQETRLPTTGSIREKDFTFFWQGKPPEEVREHDVGFAIRNRLLGSIVPPTEGSARIIKLQLHTAAGMVSFINANAPTLTSSTEAKDEFYDDLGLTLRDIPQQETVFFLGDFNARVGSDHSSWPSCLGQFGFGKMNESGQRLLKFCCRHDLCITNSFFDTKPQHTVSWRHPRSKHWHQLDLVLTGHSNLRNVKLTRIFQSADCDTDHSLVCWREGSVSQDMKDANIITLYKNKGDRSDVNNNRGISLLSVVGKLFARVVLVRVQILAERVYLE from the exons atggacatagccgccctgcaggagacacgttTGCCCACGACCGGCAGCATACgggagaaggactttaccttcttctggcagggcaaaccaccagaagaggtaagAGAGCATGACGTTGGCTTTgccatcaggaacaggttgttagggtccatagtaccacccacggaggggtctgcaaggatcatcaaacttcagcttcatacagcagcaggaatggtcagcTTCATCAATGCCaatgcaccaacactgacctcctccaccgaagcgaaggacgagttctatgatgacctcggcttaactctcagagacatacctcaacaagagaCAGTCTTTttcctgggagattttaatgcaagagttggttctgatcacagctcttggccttcctgcctgggccagtttggatttgggaagatgaatgagagtgggcaACGCCTCCTGAAGTTCTGCTGCCGTCATGATCTttgcatcaccaattccttcttcgacaccaagccccagcatacggtttcctggagacatcccaggtctaagcattggcatcaactcgacctggtgcttacgggACATAGCAATCTGAGAAACGTCAAACTGACCCGCAtcttccagagcgcagattgtgacaccgaccactctcttgTC tgctggagggagggctcggtgtCACAAGACATGaaagatgcaaacatcatcactctctacaaaaataaaggtgacagaagcgatgtcaacaacAATCGCGGCATCTCCCTTCTCAGCGTCGttggcaaactcttcgccagggtcgtcttggtcaggGTTCAGATTCTTGCCGAAAGAGTGTACCTCGAGTAA